Genomic window (Sphingobacteriales bacterium):
AAAAATTACATACCGAAAAAACGGATAAAAAAGAAGATAAAAAGTCGGGCGGTTGATGTTTTTGCCGGAAATAAAATGACGAAGAGAGCAGCAGCATACTTCGGTCAAATTAATTTATATACCTCGTATAAAAGAAAAATATAGTATCTTTCAATCATTATTCACCAAACACATCAATTTATCGCTATTTTTTTATGGATTTTAAAGAGATACAAGAATTAGTAAAGCTGTTGAGCAAATCGGATATTGCAGAGTTGAAGTTGGAGAGCGAAAATTTTAAAATCACCCTGCGCACCAAAGCATACGTTGAAGCGCAAAACGGAGGCGATCGTGTAGTGTATAGTACTGCTCCCGCTCCTGCTATGATAGCAGCGTCTCCTGTAGCAGCCCCGTCTGCCGCCGCCGAAGCCCCCAAAGCCGCCGACACCGCCACACCGCCGCCCGCCGCCGATACCAACCT
Coding sequences:
- a CDS encoding acetyl-CoA carboxylase, biotin carboxyl carrier protein — protein: MDFKEIQELVKLLSKSDIAELKLESENFKITLRTKAYVEAQNGGDRVVYSTAPAPAMIAASPVAAPSAAAEAPKAADTATPPPAADTNL